From the genome of Lysinibacter sp. HNR:
ATGAGACCGTGGGTGGTGCGGCCCGTGAGGACCTCCTCGATGACCGCGTGTAGGTGTGAAAACATTTCGTTTTTGCTGAGGTTGAGGATAAAGCGATGGAATTCAATGTCGCGTTCGAGAAAGAGAGCGGTGTTGGCGGATTTACCGGCCGCCCACATTTCACCGGCGATGGACCGGATGGTGTCGGCGGATTCTGGTGTGATGTTTTCTGCAGCGAGCCTTGCGGCTTCGGGCTCTACAGCGGCGCGGAGCTGGGTGAGGGAGCGTAATTGATTGGCGCGATCGCTGCTCGCTAGGCGCCAACGAATGATCCGAGGCTCGTAAACATTCCAGTTGGTGCGGTGTTGTGGGGTGATGCCCACGCGCCGTTTTGATTCAACCAGGTTCATGGTCTGTAGGGCACGCAGACAATCACGCACCACGGAGCGCGAGACGCCGTATTGACGTTCGAGGGAATCGATGGTGAGAGTGTCTTCTGGAGTGAGATGACCGCTGATGATTGCTGACCCGAGTGAATCAAGTATCTTCTCATGAAGCTGACCCGTGTGGGTCGCTGTGGTTGAATGAGAGTGAGAAGAAGCCATGTAATAATCATACCTTTTAGATTTTATTATGCAATAAGTCATATCTTTATGGGCTGTTTATCCTGAGGGAAGCTGGAAAGGTGGGTATAGTGTCACGATCGATTGTGGTGATGGGGGTTTCGGGGAGTGGCAAGAGTGTTGTTGGTTTCCAGCTTGCGCGTCGGTTGAGAGCGGAGTTTGTTGATGCCGATGACCTGCATCCCCTTGCCAATAAGGAAAAAATGGCCGCTGGTATTCCCCTGGCTGATGCTGATCGCTGGCCCTGGCTTGATCAAGTAGCGAAGGTACTGGCGGATGCGGACGAAAAGCCCGTGGTTGTTGCCTGTTCCGCGCTCAGGCGTGTGTATCGTGATCGCTTGCGCGCGGGTGCGCCCGACATTATTTTTGTGCACCTGGATGGCACGCGTGAACTGATAGTGCAGCGCCTGGAGGGGCGTCATCACGAGTTTATGAACCCGTCGCTGATTGATTCTCAGATTGCAACGCTGGAGCCGCTTGAAGAGGATGAGGCGGGAGGTATTGTCTCGATTGGTCAGACGGTCATGGATGTTGCCGCTGACGCTTTTCTTGTGGTTGCCGCATCCGATCCTTCCGTTCGTGGCTAATCGCTGATCGATTGTTTTATTGTCTCGCTCCCGAAGGTATTGCCACCTCGGCCACTAACAGAGAACTGCCGCACCCCAAACCTATATAAGGGTCCGGGGTGCGGCAGTGCGAATAAGATGCTCTTAGCGACCGATCTCCTTGAGCCAGGTCTCAACGGTGCGCGGGGCAAGACCGATGAGGGTCTGTGCACTTCGCTCCTCGCTGATGACGGCTCCGGGGAGGGTGTCGAGGAAGTTGTACAGTGCGGTGACGCCCGCGGCGGCACCCTCGCCCAGGATGGGGATGAGTGCCTCGCCAAAGCCCTCGGGAGAGAATGCCGAGTACTCGATGGCGCGACCGTAGTGGTTGGAGAAGCCCGCAGCAAGCTCGGGTCCGGTGAGTCCAGGGAGGTGGCCTACGCCCACGATGCCCGTTACGTCGCTGCGCTCGAAGAGGGCAACAACGGCGTCAGCTACGTCGAGGTGTGATGACCAAGAGACCGGGAAATCACTGCGCAGAGGGTAGCGGAGGAGGCTGTCCTGAAGAACCGGCGGTAGCAGCAGGTTTTCAAAGAAGAGTTGCGGGGCAACAACCGCGTAGGAGAGGCCCGCGTTCTTTACTCCGCTGATAAGGTCGGAGTGGGGCGACTGATCCGGGTTGGAGCCGCTGGTCGAGATGATCACGCGGGCAGGCTTGGCCTGAGCGAGCGCGGCAACGATGTTTTTTGCGTAGGTGAGGCGTTCCTCGTCGCCGCCGAGTGGCAGGTGGATAAAGACGCCCTCGGCGCCGTTGTACACTGAGGCGAGTTGCTCAACCGAAGCGTAGTCTACCGAAGCAAACGAGGTGCCCTCGGGGACGCTCTTTGAGTTGCGTGCGACGGCTGTAACGGATTTGCCGGCCTTGAGAAGGGCGGCGATAACGGGGGCTCCTTGGGCGCCAGTTGCGCCGTGAATTATGTAAGTCATACTCCTATTAGTACAGCATATGCACCGGTTACTTCAACTGCACTAATGCTACACTTGCAGAGTGGCTACATATTTACCCGAGTGCGGTATCGCACGTTTCCTTGAACTCCTAAACGGTCCGTGGGCAACCCTCATCGTCCGTGAACTGCTGTCTGACGCTCCCCTTCGCTTTACAGAGCTGCGCAAAGCGCTCCCCGGCATCAGTCCGCACACCCTCACCAGTCGGCTCAGAAACTTTGAGCACTACGGCATAGTGACAAGAACCGTCTACCCAGAAATACCTCCCCGGGTTGAATATGAACTCACCGAGCGGGGGAAGGCCCTTCAGCCGGTTCTTGATGCCATGGCGGAGTGGTCCTTGACTATCTGCGATGTGGTAGAAGAGTCGGAACAGGATAGTGCAAAAGAAATCAATAAAATCGCTTAGGCGGCCTGCGGATTGCGGTAATAAGGCGGTTAGTGATGATACCGGGCAGATTTTACCTAGTGTGGATGGGCGTTGAGCGGGCACGAGAGAAAGGGGGGAGTGCGTCATCGTTCATCGCCCCTAGGGTGAGTAGCTTTTAGTTAAGATTGTTACTGGTGCTTACCTGGCGGTACCAGGAAAAGCTGGTCTTGGGAATCCTTTTTTGTGTTGCAAAGTCAACAAATATAAGACCGAATCGGTGACCGAACCCCGCGGTCCACTCAAGGTTGTCCATGAGTGACCAGGCAAAATACCCTTTTACCTGCGCCCCCTCGCGGATAGCCTCGTGAACGGCGACAAGGTGTTCTCGTATGAAGATGACCCGCTCGATATCGTTAATCTTTCCGTTGGGGTTGACATAGTCGGGGAGGGGGAGGCCGTTCTCCGTTACAAATAGGTTTATCTCTCCGTATTCACGGGTGATCTGGAGGAGGGAATCGGTAAGTCCGCTCGCATCGGGCGTCCAACCCGCCATTGTTCGTGTTTCTGACTTGGGCCGGACCTCTGTTGCGCCAATATCTTGCAGGTGGCGGAGGCGTAACCACTCGCCGGGAGGATCCACCTGCCTCACGAGATCGGTGTTGTTAATGCGCGAGAGGGAGGCGATGTGCCTCTTGAAGTAGTAGTTGATGCCGATAAAATCAACCGGTGTCCCGATTGTCGCCAGGTCTCCCGGCAGAATAACCTCATTCAGAGCTTCATAGCGGGAGGGATGATGAGCGTACTCGTTCGGGTAGGTGCCGCGCAGTACCGGACTTAAGACGGAACCGTTTGCGTG
Proteins encoded in this window:
- a CDS encoding FCD domain-containing protein; the protein is MASSHSHSTTATHTGQLHEKILDSLGSAIISGHLTPEDTLTIDSLERQYGVSRSVVRDCLRALQTMNLVESKRRVGITPQHRTNWNVYEPRIIRWRLASSDRANQLRSLTQLRAAVEPEAARLAAENITPESADTIRSIAGEMWAAGKSANTALFLERDIEFHRFILNLSKNEMFSHLHAVIEEVLTGRTTHGLMSARPHQDALQQHLDVAEAIASGDGEESAAAMQRLMRRTLDEMMERIPTTQLS
- a CDS encoding helix-turn-helix domain-containing protein; amino-acid sequence: MATYLPECGIARFLELLNGPWATLIVRELLSDAPLRFTELRKALPGISPHTLTSRLRNFEHYGIVTRTVYPEIPPRVEYELTERGKALQPVLDAMAEWSLTICDVVEESEQDSAKEINKIA
- a CDS encoding NmrA family NAD(P)-binding protein, with translation MTYIIHGATGAQGAPVIAALLKAGKSVTAVARNSKSVPEGTSFASVDYASVEQLASVYNGAEGVFIHLPLGGDEERLTYAKNIVAALAQAKPARVIISTSGSNPDQSPHSDLISGVKNAGLSYAVVAPQLFFENLLLPPVLQDSLLRYPLRSDFPVSWSSHLDVADAVVALFERSDVTGIVGVGHLPGLTGPELAAGFSNHYGRAIEYSAFSPEGFGEALIPILGEGAAAGVTALYNFLDTLPGAVISEERSAQTLIGLAPRTVETWLKEIGR
- a CDS encoding gluconokinase — encoded protein: MSRSIVVMGVSGSGKSVVGFQLARRLRAEFVDADDLHPLANKEKMAAGIPLADADRWPWLDQVAKVLADADEKPVVVACSALRRVYRDRLRAGAPDIIFVHLDGTRELIVQRLEGRHHEFMNPSLIDSQIATLEPLEEDEAGGIVSIGQTVMDVAADAFLVVAASDPSVRG